TAAGCGTTTATTCCGCATCACAATTCAACTGCCATAAGTATAAATTTTATTGAAAATATGATTTTTCAGGATTAAGTTATTAGCAAAATTAAAATTGTTGAAAATTTAATAATATATAATACTTAATGCTTGTAATCGTGTTACATTAATTATAAATAGTAAAGCAAATCTTTTCAAATTTTATAATTAAGGAAACAAAATGTCGGATAAAAGCAAATTTCTGAACAAAGAAACGCTTGTTGAGCATATTGACATTACAAAATTTAACAATGTGGAAATGGTTGATGCCATGGGCAAGATGGCATTTCAAGCCCGCAACCTGAACCGTGCAGCAAAAATATTTAATATGATGATGGATGATAAGGAGTGTGTTTCTTATCTTACTCTCGCCGGTTCGCTTATCAGTGCGGGTCTGAAAAAAGTTGTCGTGGACATGCTCGAAAACAATATGTGCGATGCAATTGTTTCGACCGGTGCAAATATTGTTGACCAGGATTTCCTCGAAGCTCTTGGTTTCAGACATTATCAGGGTACTCCGTTTGTAGATGATAACGAACTTCGCGAGCTTATGATTGACCGCATTTATGACACTTATATTGACGAGGAAGACTTACGCGTTTGCGATATGACAGTAGCTGAAATCGCCAATTCAATGGAGCCGGGTTCATACAGCTCACGTGAATTTATCCGCGAAATGGGTAAATGGCTTGTGATGAATAACAAAGGCGAAGGTTCAATCATTCGTACTGCTTATGAAAAGGGTGTTCCAATTTTCTGCCCTGCGTTTTCAGATTGTTCAGCCGGTTTCGGATTAGTTCATCATCAGTATTATGCAAAGGGTGAAGTTGTTGCTATTGACTCAGCAAAAGATTTCCTCGAGCTTACAAAAACAAAAATTGAAGTAGGAGATTCAGGTATTTTTATGATTGGTGGCGGCGTTCCAAAGAATTTCATTCAGGATGTTGTTGTAGCTGCTGAAGTGCTTGGCATAGAAGCAGATATGCACAAATATGCAGTTCAGATTACAGTTGCTGACGAGCGTGACGGTGCATTGTCCGGCTCTACACTCAAAGAAGCAAGCTCATGGGGTAAAGTTGAAACTACATGGGAGCAGATGGTATTTTCTGAAGCTACAATAGCTATGCCTCTCATCGTCGGCTATGCTTATCATAAAGAAAGCTGGAAAGGACGCAAAGAACGCCGTTTCAATGATTTGCTCGACAAATAATTGTTTAGAAAATTATATATTAAAGCC
This window of the Ignavibacteriota bacterium genome carries:
- a CDS encoding deoxyhypusine synthase translates to MSDKSKFLNKETLVEHIDITKFNNVEMVDAMGKMAFQARNLNRAAKIFNMMMDDKECVSYLTLAGSLISAGLKKVVVDMLENNMCDAIVSTGANIVDQDFLEALGFRHYQGTPFVDDNELRELMIDRIYDTYIDEEDLRVCDMTVAEIANSMEPGSYSSREFIREMGKWLVMNNKGEGSIIRTAYEKGVPIFCPAFSDCSAGFGLVHHQYYAKGEVVAIDSAKDFLELTKTKIEVGDSGIFMIGGGVPKNFIQDVVVAAEVLGIEADMHKYAVQITVADERDGALSGSTLKEASSWGKVETTWEQMVFSEATIAMPLIVGYAYHKESWKGRKERRFNDLLDK